A window of Yoonia sp. SS1-5 genomic DNA:
GCCATAATGGGTCACCACCGCCCATTCATCCCCGCGCGCAATGCTGGCAGCCTCGGCCTGCAGATCGGAGCTGTCAAATTTGAAATAGGGCGGCCAGATCCAGCCTGTGTCTTCGTTGCGATATACCATGACTTCGGAACTGTCGCGCGGAACAAAGCCCAGCAAAAATGTCTTTTGCTTTTGCGTATTGATCAGGCGCAGGTCGCGTGTCGGCTGCTCGGTCGCGCCACTGTCGGCCTGCGCAAAGAACAAACGGTTATAAGAGCTGAAATCAGTACGAATAATCTCGGTCGATGTGATCTTGACCACGTCGTGCTGTGGCAGAACATAATGCAGCAGCAGCCCGATCAGGACAAAAGCCAGTACGCGAAAAACAGTCTTAATC
This region includes:
- a CDS encoding DUF1523 family protein, translated to MRKIKTVFRVLAFVLIGLLLHYVLPQHDVVKITSTEIIRTDFSSYNRLFFAQADSGATEQPTRDLRLINTQKQKTFLLGFVPRDSSEVMVYRNEDTGWIWPPYFKFDSSDLQAEAASIARGDEWAVVTHYGWRIRWASIYPNAVGVRTVAGPDVTIIPWFNIVFFMFLAFVFAFVRAMWRQFWERSVDPLLDAAGEQVDEVQAGVAERRGRISRWLDTWRAKK